The following proteins are co-located in the Leptospira weilii genome:
- a CDS encoding DUF4476 domain-containing protein, with translation MNILKKVVTIAIVLIVNFSVAAVNHGTFANIKGRIDKEGFSDGKLSVLKSEASRATFTAEQVAELMDLFSFSTDKIKALTSLRNRIEDPENAYVIVERFSYDKDKKSAASLLDGIESALPKPPKVTKKIVCWGEGPGRYCYTEYTEQ, from the coding sequence ATGAATATTTTAAAGAAAGTAGTAACGATTGCTATCGTTCTGATAGTTAATTTTTCGGTAGCTGCTGTGAACCATGGTACATTCGCCAATATCAAAGGCCGAATCGATAAAGAAGGTTTTAGTGATGGCAAATTGTCGGTTTTGAAATCGGAAGCCTCTAGAGCGACATTCACCGCCGAACAAGTGGCGGAATTGATGGATTTGTTTAGCTTTTCAACGGACAAAATCAAAGCTCTTACTTCACTTCGGAATCGAATCGAGGATCCTGAAAATGCATATGTGATTGTTGAACGTTTTTCTTATGATAAGGATAAGAAGAGCGCGGCAAGTTTATTGGATGGCATAGAATCCGCGCTACCAAAGCCCCCAAAAGTGACGAAGAAGATCGTCTGCTGGGGAGAAGGACCGGGACGCTATTGTTATACGGAATATACGGAACAATAA